The genomic segment ACACCACCTGGCCGCTGGCGAGGCAGAAGATCGTCACCGCGCAGAGCACGAGGTCGTCACCGCCGCCGGCGTACCAGAGCGCGAGCCCGCCGAAGACCGCCGAGTCGGCGACCCGGTCGAGGGTGGAGTCGAGGAAGGCGCCCCATCGGCTGGACACCCCGGACTGCCGCGCCATGTTCCCGTCGACCAGGTCCGAGAAGACGAACAGGGTGATGACGACGGTGCCCCAGAAGAACTCGCCCATGGGGTAGAAGACCAGCGCACCCGCCATCACTCCCCCGGTGCCGATGAGGGTCACCGCGTCGGGGGTGACCCCGATGCGCAGCAGGAACGAGGCGAACGGCGTGAGAACACGCGTGAAGAATGCACGCGCGTACTTGTTCAGCATGGCCTTCCCGGATGGATCGGTGGATGTCGGCTGGCCCGGTCGGCCACTGGACGGCCCATCGTAGCCAGCCCTCGTCGTCCGTATGCGTGAGGCACCCGTCGGTACCCTGGGGACGTACGACGTATGGACGCACCGTGACCGCCGTGGGAAGGTCGGATAACCGCGGGCGTCGCCGGAAACCCTCCCTTTGTACCCCGTCCCGGGGCACCTCCGGTGCGGTCTCCCGTGACGTTGCGCGTTTGTGCCCCTGCAGAGGGCGCGGTCCCCCATGCAGTGACGGACATGGAGGCGAGACCCGTGGGTGGAGCAGCCGACAGGAGAGACGTACATCCAGGAGCCGCCGGAAGGGCACCGGCGGCCGGCCGGCCCGAGAAGGTGCGCAATGTGGTGCTGGTCGGCCACAGCGGAGCGGGCAAGACCACACTCGTCGAGGCCCTGGCGCTGGCGACCGGCGCGGTGAACCGGGCAGGGCGGGTGGAGGACGGCGGATCGATCTCCGATCACGACGAGATCGAGCAGCGGCAGCAGCGGTCGGTGCAGCTGTCACTGGTGCCGGTCCTCTGGGGCGATGTCAAGATAAATCTGCTGGACACTCCCGGATACGCCGACTTCGTCGGGGAGTTGAGGGCCGGTCTGCGGGCAGCGGACGCGGCCCTCTTCGTCGTCTCGGCGGCGCAGGACGCCGCGGGGGTGGGCGGCGCGACCCGGTTGGTGTGGGACGAGTGCGCGGCGGTCGGGATGCCGCGGGCGGTGGTGGTGACGCATCTGGAGGCGGCCAGGTCCGACTTCGACGAGATGACGGCGCTGTGCGCCCGGGTCCTCGGCGACGACTCCCCCGACGCGGTGCTGCCGCTGTACCTTCCGCTGCACGGCGAGCAGGGCCCGGACGGGCACGCCCCGGTCACCGGACTGATCGGGCTGCTCTCGCAGCGGGTCTTCGACTACTCCACGGGCGAGCGGACCGAGCGGGCCCCAGAGTCCGGGGAGCTGCCGCTGATCGAGGAGGCCCGCAACCGGCTCATCGAGGGGATCATCGCCGAGAGCGAGGACGAGACCCTGATGGACCGCTACCTCAGCGGCGAGGAGCTGGACCTCAAGACGCTCACCGAGGACCTGGAACGGGCGGTCGCCCGCGGCACGTTCCACCCGGTGCTGGCCGCCGCCCCGGCGGCCGACGGCGCCCGGCAGGGGCTGGGCACCCTGGAGCTGCTGGAGCTGATCACCGGCGGCTTCCCGACCCCGCTGGAGCGCGAGGCGCCCCCGGTGAGCGCCCTGCAGGGCGGCCCGTGCCCGCCGCTGACCTGCGACCCTGACGGGCCGCTCGCCGCCGAGGTGGTGAAGACCTCCTCCGACCCGTACGTCGGGCGGATCAGCCTGGTGCGGGTCTTCTCCGGAACGCTGCGGCCGGACGAGACGGTCCATGTCTCGGGGCACGGCATGGCGGACCGCGGGCACGCGGACCATGACGTGGACGAGCGGGTGGGCGCGCTCTCCTCGCCCTTCGGGAAACAGCAGCGCGGGGTGGCGAGCTGTGTCGCGGGCGATCTGGCCTGCGTCGCCAAACTGACCCGCGCCGAGACCGGCGACACCCTCTCCGCAAAGGACCGGCCGCTGCTCATGGAGCCGTGGGTGATGCCCGACCCGCTGCTCCCGGTGGCCATCCAGGCGCACAGCAAGGCCGACGAGGACAAGCTCTCGCAGGGCCTGGCACGGCTGGTCGCCGAGGATCCCACCATGCGGCTCGAGCAGAACCCGGACACCCGGCAGGTGGTCCTGTGGTGCCTGGGCGAGGCGCATGCCGATGTCGCGCTGGAGCGGCTGCGCAGCCGCTACGGGGTCCAGGTGGACGCCGTGCAGCACCGGGTGTCGCTGCGCGAGACGTTCGGTGAGCAGGCCACCGCGCGCGGCCGGCACGTCAAACAGTCGGGCGGGCACGGCCAGTTCGCGATCTGCGAGATCCAGGTCGATCCGCTGCCGGCCGGCTCCGGCATCGAGTTCGTCGACAAGGTGATCGGCGGGGCGGTACCGCGGCAGTTCATCCCGTCGGTGGAGAAGGGCGTCCGCGCGCAGGCCGCCCGGGGCGTGGCGCTCGGCCACCCGGTGGTGGACATCAGGATCACCCTCACCGACGGCAAGGCGCACTCGGTGGACTCCTCCGACGCCGCGTTCCAGACCGCCGGGGCGCTCGCCATGCGGGAGGCCGCCGCCGGGGCCAGGATCGACCTGCTGGAACCGGTCGTCGAGGTCGGGGTGCTGGTCTCCGACGACTACGTCGGATCGGTGATGAGCGATCTGTCCGGACGGCGCGGCCGGGTCCTGGGCAACGAACCGGCCGGGCCAGGGCGCACGCTGGTCCGGGCCGAGGTGCCGGAGATCGAGATCGGCCGGTACGCCGTCGACCTGCGGTCCCTGTCGCACGGCACCGGCCGCTTCAGCCGCGCGTACGCCCGCCACGAGCCGATGCCCCCGCCGCTCGCGGCCAAGCTCAGGGAACAGGCGGATACCGCCAAGTAACGCTGCGGGAAGGCCAGTCGGCGGTCCGTGTGCCCCCCGCGCGGACCGCCGCGCCGATACTGTGGGCATTGCTCCAGAAGTGTGACGGCCCCCTCGCGGGGAATGGGCCGGTGGAGCCGTTGTGCCCGCGGGGTCGTGTGGGGGAATGAGGGGGCGGTAGTGGCAGACGGCAAGGGGTTCGACTTCAGCCCCGGGGCGCAGGTCCCGCTGATCGGTACGGAGGGCGGCACCGCCGCGACCCAGGCCCTGTCGTCCGCGGCCTACCGGGACTCCCCGGTCGAGGACCTCAGGAAGGCCAACGAGGACGCGGTGTTCACGCCGCCCCGGCTCTCGCTCTTCGAGCCCAACCTCGGTGAGGCGTTCGCCCGTTCCGTCCAGGTGCGGATGCTCGGCGCGGCGCGCGGCGAACTCGTGCAGTCCTTCGGTGCCGAACCCCAGTCCGTCGTCGAGCACTGCCTCGCCGCGAACCGGATCCGCCAGGAGCGCGACAACCGGCTGACGATCGTGATGGCCGTCTTCGGGCTGCTGTTCCTGCCGGGGGTGCTGATCTGGCTCGGCGCGTTCCAGCTGCGCAGGTCGCTGGCGAAGGCGCAGGACTCGAAGGCCGGCCCGCTGGGCGCGGTGATCCTGCTGGTCGTCGTCGCGTTCGCCGCGCTGCTCATCATCAAGCCGCCGCTGACCGGTTTCTGGCGCCAGTACCTGCGCGTCATGATGCTCGTACCGGTGCTGGGCTGGTTCTGGGCCAAGCGCATCTGCGAGCAGACCGCGAAGGACCTGCGCGAGCGCTGGGCGGGCCTGGTCTCCGGCAGCGGCGTCGGCGCCAAGATCCCCGAGGCCGTGCCGCGCAACCCGAACCAGACCCGGGCGGAGACGCTGCGGCAGAGCCTGGCGAAGCTCTCCGCCGAGCAGAACAGCAACGTGGTCTTCTACGCGGGCCCCAAGGGAATACTGGGCATGGGCACCCGCTGGGGCAGCTGGCAGATGGCCGAGGAGCTGGTGCCGCGCGACGGTCTCGCCGAGATCCACCCCTTCCGCAGCTGGGACGTCATCCGCGCCATCCACGACAAACTGCGGATGCTGGAGCGCGGCCCGCTGCACACCGGAGGCTTCCCCAAGGCGTCGATACGGCACTGGGTCGTCGCTCCGACCGGGGAGAACGCCAAGGCCATCTCCCGGCCCACCGGCGCCGAGGTCGAGGCGTTCACCGTCAAGGACTTCGAGATCCAGCGGATCTGCAACAACCAGCAGTTCGGCAAGGGCAACCGGCACTACCTGGGCATCCAGTTCGTCCTGTGGGACGGCCAGTTGGTGATAACGCTCATGGTCACGGTGACCGTGCTGGCGCAGACCCTGCGGGTCGAGGTGACGGGCCATGCGCTGGGCCCCGTGCACCCCATCTTCACCGCGCCGCCGGCGCCCAACTCCAAGACCGTCTCGCACCCGGTCAAGTTCTGGGAGACCCACACGGTGCAGCTGCCGCTGATCCACCCCGGCGAGGTGGTCCGGCTGGCGGCCCGCGCGCCGCTCACCCGGTTCCCCAGCGTGCTGGACCA from the Streptomyces sp. RKAG293 genome contains:
- the pgsA gene encoding phosphatidylinositol phosphate synthase; this encodes MLNKYARAFFTRVLTPFASFLLRIGVTPDAVTLIGTGGVMAGALVFYPMGEFFWGTVVITLFVFSDLVDGNMARQSGVSSRWGAFLDSTLDRVADSAVFGGLALWYAGGGDDLVLCAVTIFCLASGQVVSYTKARGEAIGLPVNVNGLVERAERLVITLVLCGLAGLHKFGVPYIEWLLPIALWVVAAGSLVTLIQRVVTVRREAAEADAADAVAGANGGGAA
- a CDS encoding elongation factor G-like protein EF-G2 is translated as MEARPVGGAADRRDVHPGAAGRAPAAGRPEKVRNVVLVGHSGAGKTTLVEALALATGAVNRAGRVEDGGSISDHDEIEQRQQRSVQLSLVPVLWGDVKINLLDTPGYADFVGELRAGLRAADAALFVVSAAQDAAGVGGATRLVWDECAAVGMPRAVVVTHLEAARSDFDEMTALCARVLGDDSPDAVLPLYLPLHGEQGPDGHAPVTGLIGLLSQRVFDYSTGERTERAPESGELPLIEEARNRLIEGIIAESEDETLMDRYLSGEELDLKTLTEDLERAVARGTFHPVLAAAPAADGARQGLGTLELLELITGGFPTPLEREAPPVSALQGGPCPPLTCDPDGPLAAEVVKTSSDPYVGRISLVRVFSGTLRPDETVHVSGHGMADRGHADHDVDERVGALSSPFGKQQRGVASCVAGDLACVAKLTRAETGDTLSAKDRPLLMEPWVMPDPLLPVAIQAHSKADEDKLSQGLARLVAEDPTMRLEQNPDTRQVVLWCLGEAHADVALERLRSRYGVQVDAVQHRVSLRETFGEQATARGRHVKQSGGHGQFAICEIQVDPLPAGSGIEFVDKVIGGAVPRQFIPSVEKGVRAQAARGVALGHPVVDIRITLTDGKAHSVDSSDAAFQTAGALAMREAAAGARIDLLEPVVEVGVLVSDDYVGSVMSDLSGRRGRVLGNEPAGPGRTLVRAEVPEIEIGRYAVDLRSLSHGTGRFSRAYARHEPMPPPLAAKLREQADTAK